Proteins encoded within one genomic window of Oceanococcus sp. HetDA_MAG_MS8:
- a CDS encoding ribonuclease Z — protein sequence MVHEWMFLGSGNSQSPDLGNAAAVWLSDGKPRLLVDCGWSVPQLWQRDFDALPPAIFLTHVHMDHCAGLESWYYQLAVAAENGNPQPLLKLFCPAELVPLLQQRLGSYPEALAEGGSNFWDVFQLIPVHRQFWLDGIRCEVFPTRHHRPNSAFGLAVPGLFFYSGDTRPIPEWVTALAGAGETIFHDAGLSGNPAHTGIEDLVREYSQGQRERMVLYHLENESAVQQAEAAGYRVARPGDVFDLGRHGQATTHSSHPASAQEPRSKDPGPA from the coding sequence ATGGTCCATGAATGGATGTTCCTTGGCAGCGGCAACAGCCAAAGCCCAGATTTAGGAAATGCCGCCGCCGTTTGGCTAAGTGACGGCAAGCCGCGTTTGTTGGTGGACTGCGGCTGGTCGGTTCCCCAGCTGTGGCAGCGAGATTTTGATGCGCTGCCACCGGCGATATTTCTGACTCATGTGCACATGGACCACTGCGCTGGCTTGGAGAGTTGGTACTACCAGCTTGCCGTGGCAGCAGAAAATGGCAATCCGCAGCCACTGCTGAAATTGTTCTGCCCGGCGGAGTTGGTGCCCTTACTTCAACAGCGGTTGGGCTCTTATCCGGAGGCTCTGGCCGAAGGTGGAAGCAACTTTTGGGATGTTTTCCAGCTCATACCTGTGCATCGCCAGTTTTGGCTGGATGGAATCCGCTGCGAGGTCTTCCCTACGCGCCACCATCGCCCAAACTCGGCCTTTGGCCTTGCTGTGCCCGGCTTGTTTTTCTACAGCGGAGACACCCGGCCGATTCCAGAATGGGTGACTGCCTTGGCTGGAGCTGGGGAGACTATCTTCCATGACGCTGGGCTTAGCGGGAATCCGGCGCACACCGGCATCGAGGACCTAGTACGCGAGTACAGCCAGGGGCAGCGGGAGCGCATGGTGCTCTACCATTTGGAGAACGAGTCGGCGGTACAGCAGGCTGAAGCGGCAGGCTATCGTGTGGCGAGACCAGGAGATGTTTTTGATTTGGGCCGCCATGGACAGGCAACCACGCACAGCTCTCACCCGGCTTCCGCTCAAGAGCCCCGCTCCAAAGATCCCGGCCCTGCTTAG
- a CDS encoding alpha-ketoglutarate-dependent dioxygenase AlkB, translating into MDAKVATSRVNDPERSTLSTPVALQPGDGASLVLYREALGAEHAARTLAELRATLPWEQQSIQIYGKQHLQPRLSCWIGDPEAAYSYSGTRFHPRPWPDSLLRIQKCLETLTGHTFNSVLCNAYRDGHDSMGWHADDEAELGERPVIASYSLGATRSFQMRPKSRPRPSPPWSIELAHDDLVVMSGRTQQLWQHAIPKRLRVKDWRINLTFRWIKHAS; encoded by the coding sequence ATGGACGCCAAGGTGGCAACTAGTCGCGTGAATGATCCCGAACGCTCGACACTATCGACGCCAGTAGCCTTGCAACCGGGTGACGGGGCCAGCCTCGTACTTTACCGCGAAGCATTGGGCGCAGAGCATGCCGCGCGCACGTTGGCGGAATTACGCGCGACACTCCCCTGGGAACAACAGTCCATCCAAATCTACGGCAAACAGCATCTGCAGCCCAGGCTAAGCTGCTGGATCGGCGACCCTGAGGCAGCGTATTCCTATTCAGGAACCCGGTTTCACCCGCGTCCCTGGCCAGATTCTCTATTGCGGATTCAAAAATGCCTGGAAACCTTGACTGGGCACACATTCAACAGCGTGTTGTGTAATGCCTACAGGGACGGCCATGACAGTATGGGCTGGCATGCGGACGACGAGGCCGAGCTTGGAGAGCGTCCCGTTATAGCCTCCTACTCGCTAGGGGCCACACGGAGCTTCCAAATGCGCCCCAAATCTCGGCCCAGGCCGTCCCCACCGTGGAGCATTGAACTGGCTCATGACGACTTGGTAGTAATGTCTGGCCGCACCCAGCAGCTTTGGCAACACGCTATTCCCAAACGCCTGCGGGTCAAGGACTGGCGCATCAATCTCACCTTTCGCTGGATTAAACACGCCTCCTGA